In Takifugu flavidus isolate HTHZ2018 chromosome 5, ASM371156v2, whole genome shotgun sequence, the following proteins share a genomic window:
- the si:ch211-102c2.8 gene encoding myosin-1 isoform X1 — MADRDHDGTRKDTEELLYSDLSDTRSLFLPGRPPVKPAPSVLRGIDACVAQLQLQKPKGFPKASDCSDLASLRWNSFLSKDTGLGSTSQINDTPLSFLDLMPTPKRENTSDDPVTEGPEKTSDTGTRHQEERESQREQVVWRLKRLLGDACDGAQITVESQPPSESICTEDFLGRFRDEMVDVTLLEDKLQQQKTDQERHKEKRQNLLSVGGKGATASGKSTRTKEDPQYCQKHHVCCNTEAVMGNESLQQNKLSSKIKTLAGVPMQSFDSVSIDSELDSVCTVQVRQYINGQSGWRSLLESDQVRDHYLNQNHCDTINQDENEAPTLSGWGSFGNGRIRGQCSKRETCRPDKTVEKMQSDWFKMKNNLVALQQKCKKEEETLKSKKIQIKHAELSLSELQKRRKHALQELARLAAEKAAMGKEKNSLEFVLKESRCRQHELQRQRESSISEHSVVMSVLEREEMDRQLDCAKTDLFAEQRRSREKLESMQDKLEETCEHLQIVTDSEGLLRSRCACLEEKQKQDKEKIEAAEILVNKLQGELGECTMKKDTLERTLAQKELQLLEFQEQQRALHAERDGLRGALQLLKSQHSCVVKDAQEQTQRMVQKEEETTKLRDSLEQQKQEAKRREAELLAGASQHVKEAIEEERRTCEAEKVEAVQLHCGILEEEFRKRLGNMRSEIQRERSGALALQQEVAELKTRVQEMKRDSCARQREQESLLAAVCQTLKEEHEAKYQRLQKDVTQETQKVVLQLEVAQKETERLRRMLEEQEGSCNQINAGLEQQIQQWARDLQAEYQNLHALLDRGAEERSSVQLPVGSTVPEALANLRILREELKNVLGHLQRQLESQKQASECLRIRMEQEVRLQVKHLRTERDRALKSVKERLIQEHIEELSSLKWAHLSDGGAEGGAAASLRKQLQAKDVELRQVQRRMAQWKAQTAARLAFRFEEELTAELERCKTKLLRGRKTSEPDEKMMSGQDKDQMATVCSSAPPLTASSCSSDVASLKLLRYLQDKVKQLRVENQAFGWSSSSATAVSSHLSGADPATASDQRTRTRWDSQPRSVRTAPS; from the exons ATGGCTGACCGAGACCACGACGGGACCCGGAAGGACACAGAAGAGCTGCTCTACTCTG ATCTAAGTGACACCAGGAGCCTTTTTCTACCAGGACGTCCACCAGTCAAACCAGCCCCCTCTGTCCTCCGTGGCATTGATGCTTGTGTAGCTCAGCTGCAG CTCCAGAAACCAAAGGGATTTCCTAAAGCGTCCGACTGTAGCGATTTGG CTTCTCTGAGGTGGAATTCATTTCTGAGCAAAGATACGGGTCTCGGAAGTACAAGTCAGATAAATGACACTCCCTTGTCTTTTCTTGATTTGATGCCTACGCCAAAGAGAGAAAATACATCAG ATGATCCTGTAACTGAAGGACCTGAAAAGACGTCAGACACAGGGACAAGACACCAGGAGGAGCGCGAGAGTCAGAGGGAGCAGGTCGTCTGGAGGCTCAAGAGGCTGCTTGGAGATGCGTGTGATGGTGCACAAATAACCGTAGAATCCCAGCCGCCCTCAGAAAGCATCTGCACCGAGGACTTTCTCGGACGGTTCCGGGATGAGATGGTTGATGTAACATTGCTggaggataaactgcagcaacaaAAGACTGACCAAGAGCGCCATAAAGAAAAGAGGCAGAATCTCCTCAGTGTTGGTGGAAAAGGAGCAACGGCATCTGGGAAAAGCACTAGAACTAAAGAGGATCCTCAGTATTGCCAGAAGCATCATG TGTGCTGCAACACCGAAGCCGTAATGGGAAATGAaagcctgcagcagaacaagcTCTCTTCAAAGATCAAGACTTTAGCAG GAGTACCtatgcagagttttgactctGTGTCCATTGACAGTGAGTTGGACTCAGTTTGCACAGTGCAAGTCAGGCAGTATATCAACGGGCAGTCCG GGTGGCGCTCTCTCCTTGAGTCTGATCAGGTCAGGGATCAttacctgaaccagaaccactGTGATACAATCAATCAGGATGAAAATGAGGCTCCAACCCTGTCAG GTTGGGGATCTTTTGGAAACGGACGGATCAGAGGTCAGTGCAGCAAGAGAGAAACCTGCAG GCCTGACAAGACAGTGGAAAAGATGCAGTCTGATTGGTTCAAGATGAAAAATAACCTGGTGGCGCTCCAGCAA AAGtgcaagaaagaagaggagacgCTGAAGTCCAAAAAGATTCAGATAAAACATGCTGAGCTCTCCCTCTCTGaacttcaaaagagaagaaag catgctttgcaaGAATTAGCACGACTGGCTGCAGAGAAAGCCGCGATGGGGAAGGAGAAAAACTCTCTGGAGTTTGTTCTGAAAGAGAGCAG ATGCCGGCAGCACgagctgcagaggcagagggaATCGTCTATTTCGGAG CACAGTGTGGTCATGTCAgtgctggagagggaggagatggacaGACAGCTGGACTGTGCCAAAACAGATCTTTTTGCCGAGCAGCGTCGTTCCAGAGAGAAGCTCGAGTCCATGCAAGAC aagctggaggagacctgTGAGCACCTTCAGATTGTCACAGACTCTGAGGGTTTGCTGAGGAGCAGGTGtgcctgtttggaggagaaacaaaagcaggaCAAGGAAAAGATTGAG GCAGCAGAGATTCTTGTAAACAAGCTGCAGGGTGAACTGGGAGAATGCACCATGAAGAAGGACACTCTGGAGAGGACACTGGcccagaaggagctgcagctcttaGAGTTCCAGGAGCAGCAACGAGCTCTGCACGCAGAAAGAGACGGCCTGAGGGGGGCGCTACAACTGCTGAAAAGTCAGCACAGCTGTGTAGTGAAAGATGCACAGGAGCAAACCCAGAGAATGGTG caaaaagaagaagagacaaCAAAGCTCAGAGAttctctggagcagcagaaacaggaggCAAAGAGACGTGAAGCGGAGCTGCTGGCAGGAGCCTCCCAACAT GTGAAGGAGGCAAtagaggaggagcggaggacgTGCGAGGCGGAAAAAGTGGAAGCTGTGcagttgcattgtgggatactgGAAGAAGAGTTCAGAAAAAGACTGGGAAACATGAGGAGTGAGATTCAGCGCGAGAGGAGTGGAGCACTCGccctgcaacaggaagtggcggagTTGAAAACA AGAGTGCAGGAGATGAAGCGCGACAGCTGTGCTCggcagagggagcaggagtCCTTGCTGGCGGCCGTTTGCCAAACACTGAAAGAGGAGCACGAGGCCAAGTACCAGAGGTTGCAGAAAGACGTGACTCAG GAAACACAGAAGgtggtgctgcagctggaagtggcacagaaagagacagagcgCCTCCGGAGGATGCTAGAAGAACAAGAGGGCAGCTGCAACCAAATTAACGCTGGGCTggagcagcagatccagcagtgGGCCCGGGATCTGCAGGCAGAGTACCAGAACCTGCATGCCTTATTGGATCGGGGTGCAGAGGAACGCAGCTCTGTGCAGTTGCCTGTCGG tTCTACAGTACCGGAAGCACTTGCAAACCTGAGAATactcagagaggagctgaagaacgtGCTGGGTCATCTGCAGCGTCAGCTTGAGTCTCAGAAACAAGCCTCAGAGTGTCTGAGAATACGGATG GAACAAGAAGTGAGGCTCCAGGTGAAGCAtctgaggacagagagagaccgGGCCTTGAAGTCTGTGAAGGAGCGCCTCATCCAG gagcACATAGAGGAATTAAGCAGCTTGAAATGGGCTCATTTaagtgatggaggagctgaaggaggagcagcagcctctcttcgcaaacagctgcaggccaaagacGTGGAGCTCCGGCAGGTCCAGAGGAGAATGGCTCAGTGGAAGGCTCAGACTGCAGCTCGCCTGGCGTTCAGGTTTGAGGAGGAGCTGACGGCTGAGTTGGAGAG GTGCAAGACAAAGTTGTTAAGAGGCAG AAAAACATCAGAACCTGATGAGAAGATGATGTCTGGACAGGATAAAGACCAGATG GCCACAGTTtgctcctccgctcctcctctcactgcgtcctcctgctcctccgatGTGGCTTCGCTCAAGCTCCTGCGTTACCTCCAGGACAAAGTCAAGCAGCTACGCGTAGAAAACCAGGCCTTCGGCTGGAGCTCGTCGTCTGCAACCGCAGTCTCCTCCCATTTATCAGGAGCTGATCCTGCAACAGCGA GTGACCAAAGGACGAGGACCCGCTGGGATTCACAGCCCCGATCAGTCAGGACAGCCCCAAGTTAA
- the si:ch211-102c2.8 gene encoding myosin-2 isoform X3 has translation MADRDHDGTRKDTEELLYSDLSDTRSLFLPGRPPVKPAPSVLRGIDACVAQLQLQKPKGFPKASDCSDLASLRWNSFLSKDTGLGSTSQINDTPLSFLDLMPTPKRENTSDDPVTEGPEKTSDTGTRHQEERESQREQVVWRLKRLLGDACDGAQITVESQPPSESICTEDFLGRFRDEMVDVTLLEDKLQQQKTDQERHKEKRQNLLSVGGKGATASGKSTRTKEDPQYCQKHHVCCNTEAVMGNESLQQNKLSSKIKTLAGVPMQSFDSVSIDSELDSVCTVQVRQYINGQSGWRSLLESDQVRDHYLNQNHCDTINQDENEAPTLSGWGSFGNGRIRGQCSKRETCRPDKTVEKMQSDWFKMKNNLVALQQKCKKEEETLKSKKIQIKHAELSLSELQKRRKHALQELARLAAEKAAMGKEKNSLEFVLKESRCRQHELQRQRESSISEHSVVMSVLEREEMDRQLDCAKTDLFAEQRRSREKLESMQDKLEETCEHLQIVTDSEGLLRSRCACLEEKQKQDKEKIEAAEILVNKLQGELGECTMKKDTLERTLAQKELQLLEFQEQQRALHAERDGLRGALQLLKSQHSCVVKDAQEQTQRMVQKEEETTKLRDSLEQQKQEAKRREAELLAGASQHVKEAIEEERRTCEAEKVEAVQLHCGILEEEFRKRLGNMRSEIQRERSGALALQQEVAELKTRVQEMKRDSCARQREQESLLAAVCQTLKEEHEAKYQRLQKDVTQETQKVVLQLEVAQKETERLRRMLEEQEGSCNQINAGLEQQIQQWARDLQAEYQNLHALLDRGAEERSSVQLPVGSTVPEALANLRILREELKNVLGHLQRQLESQKQASECLRIRMEQEVRLQVKHLRTERDRALKSVKERLIQEHIEELSSLKWAHLSDGGAEGGAAASLRKQLQAKDVELRQVQRRMAQWKAQTAARLAFRFEEELTAELERKTSEPDEKMMSGQDKDQMATVCSSAPPLTASSCSSDVASLKLLRYLQDKVKQLRVENQAFGWSSSSATAVSSHLSGADPATASDQRTRTRWDSQPRSVRTAPS, from the exons ATGGCTGACCGAGACCACGACGGGACCCGGAAGGACACAGAAGAGCTGCTCTACTCTG ATCTAAGTGACACCAGGAGCCTTTTTCTACCAGGACGTCCACCAGTCAAACCAGCCCCCTCTGTCCTCCGTGGCATTGATGCTTGTGTAGCTCAGCTGCAG CTCCAGAAACCAAAGGGATTTCCTAAAGCGTCCGACTGTAGCGATTTGG CTTCTCTGAGGTGGAATTCATTTCTGAGCAAAGATACGGGTCTCGGAAGTACAAGTCAGATAAATGACACTCCCTTGTCTTTTCTTGATTTGATGCCTACGCCAAAGAGAGAAAATACATCAG ATGATCCTGTAACTGAAGGACCTGAAAAGACGTCAGACACAGGGACAAGACACCAGGAGGAGCGCGAGAGTCAGAGGGAGCAGGTCGTCTGGAGGCTCAAGAGGCTGCTTGGAGATGCGTGTGATGGTGCACAAATAACCGTAGAATCCCAGCCGCCCTCAGAAAGCATCTGCACCGAGGACTTTCTCGGACGGTTCCGGGATGAGATGGTTGATGTAACATTGCTggaggataaactgcagcaacaaAAGACTGACCAAGAGCGCCATAAAGAAAAGAGGCAGAATCTCCTCAGTGTTGGTGGAAAAGGAGCAACGGCATCTGGGAAAAGCACTAGAACTAAAGAGGATCCTCAGTATTGCCAGAAGCATCATG TGTGCTGCAACACCGAAGCCGTAATGGGAAATGAaagcctgcagcagaacaagcTCTCTTCAAAGATCAAGACTTTAGCAG GAGTACCtatgcagagttttgactctGTGTCCATTGACAGTGAGTTGGACTCAGTTTGCACAGTGCAAGTCAGGCAGTATATCAACGGGCAGTCCG GGTGGCGCTCTCTCCTTGAGTCTGATCAGGTCAGGGATCAttacctgaaccagaaccactGTGATACAATCAATCAGGATGAAAATGAGGCTCCAACCCTGTCAG GTTGGGGATCTTTTGGAAACGGACGGATCAGAGGTCAGTGCAGCAAGAGAGAAACCTGCAG GCCTGACAAGACAGTGGAAAAGATGCAGTCTGATTGGTTCAAGATGAAAAATAACCTGGTGGCGCTCCAGCAA AAGtgcaagaaagaagaggagacgCTGAAGTCCAAAAAGATTCAGATAAAACATGCTGAGCTCTCCCTCTCTGaacttcaaaagagaagaaag catgctttgcaaGAATTAGCACGACTGGCTGCAGAGAAAGCCGCGATGGGGAAGGAGAAAAACTCTCTGGAGTTTGTTCTGAAAGAGAGCAG ATGCCGGCAGCACgagctgcagaggcagagggaATCGTCTATTTCGGAG CACAGTGTGGTCATGTCAgtgctggagagggaggagatggacaGACAGCTGGACTGTGCCAAAACAGATCTTTTTGCCGAGCAGCGTCGTTCCAGAGAGAAGCTCGAGTCCATGCAAGAC aagctggaggagacctgTGAGCACCTTCAGATTGTCACAGACTCTGAGGGTTTGCTGAGGAGCAGGTGtgcctgtttggaggagaaacaaaagcaggaCAAGGAAAAGATTGAG GCAGCAGAGATTCTTGTAAACAAGCTGCAGGGTGAACTGGGAGAATGCACCATGAAGAAGGACACTCTGGAGAGGACACTGGcccagaaggagctgcagctcttaGAGTTCCAGGAGCAGCAACGAGCTCTGCACGCAGAAAGAGACGGCCTGAGGGGGGCGCTACAACTGCTGAAAAGTCAGCACAGCTGTGTAGTGAAAGATGCACAGGAGCAAACCCAGAGAATGGTG caaaaagaagaagagacaaCAAAGCTCAGAGAttctctggagcagcagaaacaggaggCAAAGAGACGTGAAGCGGAGCTGCTGGCAGGAGCCTCCCAACAT GTGAAGGAGGCAAtagaggaggagcggaggacgTGCGAGGCGGAAAAAGTGGAAGCTGTGcagttgcattgtgggatactgGAAGAAGAGTTCAGAAAAAGACTGGGAAACATGAGGAGTGAGATTCAGCGCGAGAGGAGTGGAGCACTCGccctgcaacaggaagtggcggagTTGAAAACA AGAGTGCAGGAGATGAAGCGCGACAGCTGTGCTCggcagagggagcaggagtCCTTGCTGGCGGCCGTTTGCCAAACACTGAAAGAGGAGCACGAGGCCAAGTACCAGAGGTTGCAGAAAGACGTGACTCAG GAAACACAGAAGgtggtgctgcagctggaagtggcacagaaagagacagagcgCCTCCGGAGGATGCTAGAAGAACAAGAGGGCAGCTGCAACCAAATTAACGCTGGGCTggagcagcagatccagcagtgGGCCCGGGATCTGCAGGCAGAGTACCAGAACCTGCATGCCTTATTGGATCGGGGTGCAGAGGAACGCAGCTCTGTGCAGTTGCCTGTCGG tTCTACAGTACCGGAAGCACTTGCAAACCTGAGAATactcagagaggagctgaagaacgtGCTGGGTCATCTGCAGCGTCAGCTTGAGTCTCAGAAACAAGCCTCAGAGTGTCTGAGAATACGGATG GAACAAGAAGTGAGGCTCCAGGTGAAGCAtctgaggacagagagagaccgGGCCTTGAAGTCTGTGAAGGAGCGCCTCATCCAG gagcACATAGAGGAATTAAGCAGCTTGAAATGGGCTCATTTaagtgatggaggagctgaaggaggagcagcagcctctcttcgcaaacagctgcaggccaaagacGTGGAGCTCCGGCAGGTCCAGAGGAGAATGGCTCAGTGGAAGGCTCAGACTGCAGCTCGCCTGGCGTTCAGGTTTGAGGAGGAGCTGACGGCTGAGTTGGAGAG AAAAACATCAGAACCTGATGAGAAGATGATGTCTGGACAGGATAAAGACCAGATG GCCACAGTTtgctcctccgctcctcctctcactgcgtcctcctgctcctccgatGTGGCTTCGCTCAAGCTCCTGCGTTACCTCCAGGACAAAGTCAAGCAGCTACGCGTAGAAAACCAGGCCTTCGGCTGGAGCTCGTCGTCTGCAACCGCAGTCTCCTCCCATTTATCAGGAGCTGATCCTGCAACAGCGA GTGACCAAAGGACGAGGACCCGCTGGGATTCACAGCCCCGATCAGTCAGGACAGCCCCAAGTTAA
- the si:ch211-102c2.8 gene encoding trichohyalin isoform X5 → MADRDHDGTRKDTEELLYSDLSDTRSLFLPGRPPVKPAPSVLRGIDACVAQLQLQKPKGFPKASDCSDLASLRWNSFLSKDTGLGSTSQINDTPLSFLDLMPTPKRENTSDDPVTEGPEKTSDTGTRHQEERESQREQVVWRLKRLLGDACDGAQITVESQPPSESICTEDFLGRFRDEMVDVTLLEDKLQQQKTDQERHKEKRQNLLSVGGKGATASGKSTRTKEDPQYCQKHHVCCNTEAVMGNESLQQNKLSSKIKTLAGVPMQSFDSVSIDSELDSVCTVQVRQYINGQSGWRSLLESDQVRDHYLNQNHCDTINQDENEAPTLSGWGSFGNGRIRGQCSKRETCRPDKTVEKMQSDWFKMKNNLVALQQKCKKEEETLKSKKIQIKHAELSLSELQKRRKHALQELARLAAEKAAMGKEKNSLEFVLKESRCRQHELQRQRESSISEHSVVMSVLEREEMDRQLDCAKTDLFAEQRRSREKLESMQDKLEETCEHLQIVTDSEGLLRSRCACLEEKQKQDKEKIEAAEILVNKLQGELGECTMKKDTLERTLAQKELQLLEFQEQQRALHAERDGLRGALQLLKSQHSCVVKDAQEQTQRMVQKEEETTKLRDSLEQQKQEAKRREAELLAGASQHVKEAIEEERRTCEAEKVEAVQLHCGILEEEFRKRLGNMRSEIQRERSGALALQQEVAELKTRVQEMKRDSCARQREQESLLAAVCQTLKEEHEAKYQRLQKDVTQETQKVVLQLEVAQKETERLRRMLEEQEGSCNQINAGLEQQIQQWARDLQAEYQNLHALLDRGAEERSSVQLPVGSTVPEALANLRILREELKNVLGHLQRQLESQKQASECLRIRMEQEVRLQVKHLRTERDRALKSVKERLIQEHIEELSSLKWAHLSDGGAEGGAAASLRKQLQAKDVELRQVQRRMAQWKAQTAARLAFRFEEELTAELERCKTKLLREKHQNLMRR, encoded by the exons ATGGCTGACCGAGACCACGACGGGACCCGGAAGGACACAGAAGAGCTGCTCTACTCTG ATCTAAGTGACACCAGGAGCCTTTTTCTACCAGGACGTCCACCAGTCAAACCAGCCCCCTCTGTCCTCCGTGGCATTGATGCTTGTGTAGCTCAGCTGCAG CTCCAGAAACCAAAGGGATTTCCTAAAGCGTCCGACTGTAGCGATTTGG CTTCTCTGAGGTGGAATTCATTTCTGAGCAAAGATACGGGTCTCGGAAGTACAAGTCAGATAAATGACACTCCCTTGTCTTTTCTTGATTTGATGCCTACGCCAAAGAGAGAAAATACATCAG ATGATCCTGTAACTGAAGGACCTGAAAAGACGTCAGACACAGGGACAAGACACCAGGAGGAGCGCGAGAGTCAGAGGGAGCAGGTCGTCTGGAGGCTCAAGAGGCTGCTTGGAGATGCGTGTGATGGTGCACAAATAACCGTAGAATCCCAGCCGCCCTCAGAAAGCATCTGCACCGAGGACTTTCTCGGACGGTTCCGGGATGAGATGGTTGATGTAACATTGCTggaggataaactgcagcaacaaAAGACTGACCAAGAGCGCCATAAAGAAAAGAGGCAGAATCTCCTCAGTGTTGGTGGAAAAGGAGCAACGGCATCTGGGAAAAGCACTAGAACTAAAGAGGATCCTCAGTATTGCCAGAAGCATCATG TGTGCTGCAACACCGAAGCCGTAATGGGAAATGAaagcctgcagcagaacaagcTCTCTTCAAAGATCAAGACTTTAGCAG GAGTACCtatgcagagttttgactctGTGTCCATTGACAGTGAGTTGGACTCAGTTTGCACAGTGCAAGTCAGGCAGTATATCAACGGGCAGTCCG GGTGGCGCTCTCTCCTTGAGTCTGATCAGGTCAGGGATCAttacctgaaccagaaccactGTGATACAATCAATCAGGATGAAAATGAGGCTCCAACCCTGTCAG GTTGGGGATCTTTTGGAAACGGACGGATCAGAGGTCAGTGCAGCAAGAGAGAAACCTGCAG GCCTGACAAGACAGTGGAAAAGATGCAGTCTGATTGGTTCAAGATGAAAAATAACCTGGTGGCGCTCCAGCAA AAGtgcaagaaagaagaggagacgCTGAAGTCCAAAAAGATTCAGATAAAACATGCTGAGCTCTCCCTCTCTGaacttcaaaagagaagaaag catgctttgcaaGAATTAGCACGACTGGCTGCAGAGAAAGCCGCGATGGGGAAGGAGAAAAACTCTCTGGAGTTTGTTCTGAAAGAGAGCAG ATGCCGGCAGCACgagctgcagaggcagagggaATCGTCTATTTCGGAG CACAGTGTGGTCATGTCAgtgctggagagggaggagatggacaGACAGCTGGACTGTGCCAAAACAGATCTTTTTGCCGAGCAGCGTCGTTCCAGAGAGAAGCTCGAGTCCATGCAAGAC aagctggaggagacctgTGAGCACCTTCAGATTGTCACAGACTCTGAGGGTTTGCTGAGGAGCAGGTGtgcctgtttggaggagaaacaaaagcaggaCAAGGAAAAGATTGAG GCAGCAGAGATTCTTGTAAACAAGCTGCAGGGTGAACTGGGAGAATGCACCATGAAGAAGGACACTCTGGAGAGGACACTGGcccagaaggagctgcagctcttaGAGTTCCAGGAGCAGCAACGAGCTCTGCACGCAGAAAGAGACGGCCTGAGGGGGGCGCTACAACTGCTGAAAAGTCAGCACAGCTGTGTAGTGAAAGATGCACAGGAGCAAACCCAGAGAATGGTG caaaaagaagaagagacaaCAAAGCTCAGAGAttctctggagcagcagaaacaggaggCAAAGAGACGTGAAGCGGAGCTGCTGGCAGGAGCCTCCCAACAT GTGAAGGAGGCAAtagaggaggagcggaggacgTGCGAGGCGGAAAAAGTGGAAGCTGTGcagttgcattgtgggatactgGAAGAAGAGTTCAGAAAAAGACTGGGAAACATGAGGAGTGAGATTCAGCGCGAGAGGAGTGGAGCACTCGccctgcaacaggaagtggcggagTTGAAAACA AGAGTGCAGGAGATGAAGCGCGACAGCTGTGCTCggcagagggagcaggagtCCTTGCTGGCGGCCGTTTGCCAAACACTGAAAGAGGAGCACGAGGCCAAGTACCAGAGGTTGCAGAAAGACGTGACTCAG GAAACACAGAAGgtggtgctgcagctggaagtggcacagaaagagacagagcgCCTCCGGAGGATGCTAGAAGAACAAGAGGGCAGCTGCAACCAAATTAACGCTGGGCTggagcagcagatccagcagtgGGCCCGGGATCTGCAGGCAGAGTACCAGAACCTGCATGCCTTATTGGATCGGGGTGCAGAGGAACGCAGCTCTGTGCAGTTGCCTGTCGG tTCTACAGTACCGGAAGCACTTGCAAACCTGAGAATactcagagaggagctgaagaacgtGCTGGGTCATCTGCAGCGTCAGCTTGAGTCTCAGAAACAAGCCTCAGAGTGTCTGAGAATACGGATG GAACAAGAAGTGAGGCTCCAGGTGAAGCAtctgaggacagagagagaccgGGCCTTGAAGTCTGTGAAGGAGCGCCTCATCCAG gagcACATAGAGGAATTAAGCAGCTTGAAATGGGCTCATTTaagtgatggaggagctgaaggaggagcagcagcctctcttcgcaaacagctgcaggccaaagacGTGGAGCTCCGGCAGGTCCAGAGGAGAATGGCTCAGTGGAAGGCTCAGACTGCAGCTCGCCTGGCGTTCAGGTTTGAGGAGGAGCTGACGGCTGAGTTGGAGAG GTGCAAGACAAAGTTGTTAAGAG AAAAACATCAGAACCTGATGAGAAGATGA